A window of Triplophysa dalaica isolate WHDGS20190420 chromosome 7, ASM1584641v1, whole genome shotgun sequence contains these coding sequences:
- the LOC130426707 gene encoding uncharacterized protein LOC130426707, giving the protein MTSWFLNRKEESKKEELIRSTQSLHHYVHKYFDITERLLEILNTHMEQNVFPAVLPNENESIEQNCARIREVMYQIIDVCEKQDKKCRKSDSVLYDKIAFSVASLKDKAKVIKELHENTMGLLGNLLCPLVTIYLAKSNLESVMPPVEQLKSLSSPSFVLGDLEQSSKRITKLLCGPQNQQKTLDEAVLLVQDLLSILRTPCDSYNAILSRVEAYVTIISERI; this is encoded by the coding sequence ATGACGAGTTGGTTCTTAAACAGGAAAgaagaaagtaagaaagaagAACTGATAAGATCTACCCAGTCCCTTCACCACTATGTGCACAAATACTTCGACATCACTGAAAGACTTTTGGAGATCCTCAATACTCACATGGAACAAAACGTCTTTCCTGCAGTCTTaccaaatgaaaatgaaagtatTGAACAGAACTGTGCCAGGATTAGAGAGGTCATGTACCAGATCATTGATGTTTGTGAAAAGCAGGACAAAAAGTGTAGGAAAAGTGACTCTGTTCTTTATGATAAGATTGCTTTCTCTGTGGCGTCACTGAAAGACAAAGCTAAAGTGATAAAGGAACTGCATGAGAACACCATGGGTCTTTTGGGGAATCTCCTGTGTCCTCTAGTCACTATTTATCTAGCAAAAAGTAATCTAGAGAGCGTAATGCCTCCAGTTGAACAGCTTAAATCTCTGTCTTCTCCATCATTTGTTCTGGGAGATCTAGAGCAGAGCAGTAAAAGAATCACTAAACTTCTGTGTGGACCACAGAACCAGCAGAAGACGCTTGATGAAGCCGTACTGTTAGTGCAAGATCTCCTCTCTATTCTGAGAACACCCTGTGACTCATACAATGCCATTCTTAGTAGAGTGGAAGCCTATGTCACCATTATATCTGAAAGGATCTAG